One genomic window of Gammaproteobacteria bacterium includes the following:
- a CDS encoding cysteine desulfurase, with protein sequence MTGTPAPAQRFAPGFAPAIAWDVERIRGDFPILSRRVYDQPLTYLDNAASAQKPSSVIEAVGNCYRQEYANVHRGIHFLSEHASAAYEAVRRQVQEYIHASSPREIVFVRGTTEAINLVAQSYGRPRLGPWDEILITEMEHHSNIVPWQMLCEQTGARLLYVPIDDRGELVREEYERLLGPCTRLVAVTHVSNALGTVNDIRWLVERAHANGTPVLVDGAQAIPHMPIDVTRLDCDFYAFSAHKFFGPTGIGILYGKERHLENMPPWEGGGNMIRAVTMAKAVYNESPHRFEAGTPHIAGVMGLGAAIRYMESLDPVALQAHEAELLQHASAFLREIPGVRLVGTAERKCSLLSFTVDGIHPHDLGTVLDQEGIAIRAGHHCSMPVMERFRIPATARASFAFYNTIEEAGRLADALRKAVRLLS encoded by the coding sequence GTGACCGGCACGCCCGCTCCTGCGCAACGGTTCGCCCCGGGGTTCGCCCCGGCGATAGCATGGGACGTGGAACGGATCCGCGGCGACTTCCCCATCCTGTCCCGCCGAGTCTATGACCAGCCGTTGACCTATCTGGACAACGCCGCATCGGCACAGAAGCCCAGCTCGGTTATCGAGGCCGTCGGCAATTGCTACCGCCAGGAATATGCGAACGTGCACCGCGGCATCCATTTTCTTAGCGAACATGCCTCTGCCGCCTACGAGGCGGTGCGGCGGCAGGTACAGGAATACATCCATGCCTCTTCTCCCAGGGAGATCGTTTTCGTACGCGGCACGACGGAAGCGATCAACCTGGTCGCGCAGAGTTACGGGCGTCCGCGGCTCGGCCCGTGGGACGAGATCCTGATCACCGAGATGGAGCACCATTCCAACATCGTTCCCTGGCAAATGCTGTGCGAACAGACCGGGGCGCGCCTGCTTTACGTCCCGATTGACGACCGGGGAGAGCTGGTGCGGGAGGAATACGAAAGGCTGTTGGGCCCCTGCACCCGCCTGGTGGCCGTCACCCACGTGTCGAATGCGCTGGGCACCGTCAACGATATCCGGTGGCTGGTCGAACGCGCCCACGCGAACGGCACCCCGGTGCTTGTGGATGGCGCCCAGGCGATCCCGCACATGCCCATAGACGTAACGCGGCTGGACTGCGACTTCTACGCATTCTCGGCGCACAAGTTCTTCGGCCCCACCGGGATCGGCATCCTGTACGGCAAGGAGCGCCATCTGGAGAACATGCCGCCCTGGGAAGGGGGCGGCAACATGATCCGCGCGGTGACGATGGCGAAGGCCGTGTACAACGAGAGCCCGCATCGTTTCGAGGCGGGGACGCCGCACATCGCGGGCGTAATGGGCCTGGGGGCGGCGATTCGCTACATGGAATCCCTGGACCCGGTTGCGCTCCAGGCGCACGAGGCGGAATTGCTGCAACATGCCAGCGCCTTCCTGCGGGAGATCCCCGGCGTGCGCCTGGTGGGTACGGCGGAGCGAAAATGCTCGTTGCTGTCGTTCACCGTGGACGGGATTCACCCGCACGACCTGGGCACCGTTCTCGACCAGGAAGGCATCGCCATCCGTGCCGGGCACCACTGCTCGATGCCGGTCATGGAGCGTTTTCGGATCCCCGCCACCGCCCGCGCCTCG